In Paracoccus aerodenitrificans, the following are encoded in one genomic region:
- a CDS encoding Maf family protein, which translates to MTKCPQLILASASPRRLELLAQIGIAPDAVRPADIDETPHKGERPQDYVRRMAHEKAAAISAAPDEIVLAADTVVTAGRRILGKPADRAEARAFLTLLSGRRHRVMTAIELRREDRHWSRCVPTIVKMRPLDTAEIEDYLESEEWQGKAGGYAIQGRAGAFVTWISGSFTAVVGLPLAETATLLNAARTAQKGTQ; encoded by the coding sequence ATGACGAAATGCCCACAGCTTATTCTGGCTTCAGCCAGTCCCCGGCGACTGGAACTGCTTGCCCAGATCGGCATCGCCCCGGACGCCGTGCGCCCCGCCGATATCGACGAGACGCCGCATAAAGGTGAGCGCCCGCAGGATTATGTCCGCAGGATGGCGCATGAGAAAGCTGCGGCGATCTCTGCCGCACCGGATGAAATTGTGCTGGCCGCCGATACGGTTGTGACCGCAGGCCGCCGGATCCTCGGGAAACCTGCCGATCGCGCCGAAGCCAGGGCGTTTCTGACGCTGCTTTCCGGTCGTCGCCATCGGGTCATGACTGCGATTGAACTGCGCCGCGAAGATCGCCATTGGTCGCGCTGCGTCCCGACGATTGTCAAAATGCGTCCTCTGGATACAGCGGAAATCGAGGATTATCTCGAAAGTGAGGAATGGCAGGGCAAAGCAGGCGGATACGCGATTCAGGGACGTGCCGGTGCTTTCGTCACCTGGATCAGCGGCTCATTCACGGCGGTGGTCGGGCTGCCTCTGGCCGAGACCGCAACGCTGCTGAACGCTGCCCGCACCGCACAGAAAGGAACGCAATGA
- a CDS encoding response regulator, with the protein MRSGTDILLIEDEANIVEAVRFILSRDGWRLEHWHEGSEALSRVQTLRPRLLILDVMLPGRSGIEVLEALRQHEDLADMPVLMLTARGTGGRGAAISDAANRVLAKPFDNDELRRVVAEMLEGAA; encoded by the coding sequence ATGAGGTCCGGAACCGACATCCTGCTGATCGAGGACGAAGCGAATATTGTCGAAGCCGTGCGGTTCATTCTGTCGCGCGATGGCTGGCGGCTTGAGCATTGGCATGAGGGAAGCGAGGCGCTTTCCCGCGTTCAGACGCTGCGGCCCCGTTTGCTGATCCTCGATGTGATGCTGCCCGGACGCTCGGGGATCGAAGTTCTTGAGGCCTTGCGTCAGCATGAGGATCTTGCGGATATGCCGGTTCTGATGCTGACGGCGCGTGGGACTGGCGGGCGAGGTGCGGCGATCTCGGATGCCGCGAACCGGGTCCTTGCAAAGCCTTTCGACAATGACGAACTGCGCCGCGTCGTGGCCGAGATGCTTGAGGGCGCGGCATGA
- a CDS encoding FliM/FliN family flagellar motor C-terminal domain-containing protein, which translates to MTQAAGEKESLGGNGPAGSAGAGKTVSVLVPYLQKRRKTRADPNRAEVPRLTPERAVATAIGRAAQKNCGLPVYPKQSAIAPATLAELVELLPDRALTIVVEDVTGGLGVIALCPSMLSAVIEMQALGRVSSRMPPERRPTRTDAAICADFVNLALSELFAELTAAQPGAAASAYRFASFVDDPKPLELMLEDIAYRRFQLDLKIGEGGLRDATFLAFLPDNMSAHLGVAGDPPECTQIPSIPASRSLSAAVQAAPLTLSAILCRRRMTLRELRSLEPGTVLSLPHGAIFDARLETREGQVVARGKLGALHGSRAIRILASGNSDVSGSEAVASAESVVSGAGSLAEAESSDDTGNVFASVPSDAADMDKTMDQPGIGDLALPDPFRPDGVAEEGEMGDLSLPLNFAVE; encoded by the coding sequence ATGACGCAGGCGGCAGGTGAAAAGGAATCGCTCGGCGGTAATGGTCCGGCCGGTTCTGCAGGTGCGGGAAAGACGGTTTCTGTGCTGGTGCCTTACCTGCAAAAGCGGCGTAAAACTCGGGCAGATCCGAACCGGGCCGAGGTGCCGCGCCTGACTCCTGAACGGGCGGTTGCCACGGCGATCGGCCGCGCTGCCCAGAAAAACTGCGGGCTGCCGGTTTATCCCAAACAATCCGCTATTGCCCCTGCCACGCTGGCGGAACTGGTTGAGCTTCTTCCAGACCGCGCCCTGACAATCGTGGTTGAGGATGTGACGGGCGGTCTGGGTGTGATCGCTCTCTGTCCCTCGATGTTGTCAGCGGTGATCGAGATGCAGGCGCTCGGGCGGGTCTCGTCGCGGATGCCGCCGGAACGACGCCCGACCCGGACGGATGCCGCGATTTGCGCTGATTTCGTTAATCTGGCGCTGTCGGAACTGTTCGCCGAACTGACAGCGGCGCAGCCGGGGGCGGCTGCTTCGGCCTATCGTTTCGCCAGTTTCGTGGATGATCCCAAACCGCTGGAACTGATGCTGGAGGATATCGCCTATCGCCGCTTTCAGCTTGATCTGAAAATCGGTGAGGGAGGGCTGCGGGACGCCACGTTTCTGGCATTCCTTCCCGATAATATGTCTGCGCATCTCGGGGTCGCCGGTGATCCGCCGGAATGTACGCAGATCCCATCCATTCCGGCGTCGCGCAGCCTTTCCGCCGCAGTGCAGGCCGCGCCACTGACACTTTCCGCAATTCTGTGCAGGCGGCGCATGACCCTGCGTGAGTTGCGGTCTCTGGAACCGGGGACAGTGCTTTCTCTGCCGCATGGCGCGATCTTCGATGCGCGGCTTGAAACCCGCGAAGGGCAGGTCGTTGCGCGGGGTAAGCTTGGTGCGCTTCATGGCAGCCGGGCCATTCGAATCCTTGCCTCCGGCAACAGTGATGTTTCCGGCAGCGAGGCTGTGGCATCTGCTGAAAGCGTCGTTTCCGGGGCTGGTTCTTTGGCTGAAGCTGAAAGCAGCGATGATACCGGAAATGTTTTTGCATCAGTGCCTTCCGATGCCGCCGATATGGATAAAACGATGGATCAGCCTGGGATCGGAGATCTGGCGTTGCCCGACCCTTTCCGCCCGGATGGGGTGGCCGAAGAGGGTGAGATGGGCGATTTGTCCCTGCCGCTCAATTTCGCCGTGGAATAG
- the tatC gene encoding twin-arginine translocase subunit TatC, producing the protein MSANTDKRDEIDDSSAPLIEHLAELRTRLIWSVLSFVVAMVLSYTVWNPIYNFLTRPICSALEQRDQECGLILLKLQEGFLVAIQISFLGGFILAFPIIAFQLWRFVAPGLYRSEKQAFLPFLVASPAMFFLGAAFAYYIILPMAYDFFLGFQQGPLALPDDVESGPSTAMAGIVFQGSVSEYLSLTIKFVLAFGLSFQLPVALTLMGKAGLVSADGLATMRKYAVLLILVLAAIVTPPDVISQIVLFTVVYGLYEISIQLIRRIERRRNEELRAQGLLDENE; encoded by the coding sequence GTGAGCGCGAATACCGATAAACGTGATGAGATCGATGACAGCTCTGCCCCTCTGATCGAACATCTGGCCGAACTGCGGACAAGACTGATCTGGTCCGTTCTGTCCTTCGTTGTCGCGATGGTGCTCAGCTATACGGTGTGGAACCCGATCTATAATTTTCTGACGCGCCCGATCTGTTCGGCACTTGAACAGCGGGATCAGGAATGCGGGCTTATTCTGCTGAAGCTGCAGGAGGGCTTCCTTGTCGCCATCCAGATCAGCTTTCTGGGCGGCTTCATCCTTGCGTTTCCCATCATCGCCTTCCAGCTTTGGCGCTTCGTCGCGCCGGGGCTGTATCGCAGCGAGAAACAGGCTTTCCTGCCTTTCCTTGTCGCGTCTCCGGCGATGTTTTTTCTCGGCGCGGCATTCGCTTATTACATCATTCTGCCGATGGCCTATGATTTCTTCCTCGGCTTCCAGCAAGGTCCGCTGGCATTGCCTGACGATGTCGAATCCGGTCCCTCGACGGCAATGGCGGGGATCGTGTTTCAGGGCTCGGTCAGTGAGTATCTGTCTCTGACGATCAAATTCGTTCTGGCATTCGGGCTGTCCTTCCAGCTTCCGGTGGCGTTGACGCTGATGGGCAAGGCGGGGCTGGTGTCGGCGGACGGGCTGGCGACGATGCGGAAATATGCGGTGCTGCTGATCCTCGTTCTGGCCGCAATCGTGACGCCGCCCGATGTGATCAGCCAAATCGTTCTGTTTACCGTGGTGTACGGTCTTTACGAAATCTCGATCCAACTCATCCGTCGGATCGAGCGCCGCCGCAATGAGGAATTGCGTGCTCAGGGGCTGCTTGACGAAAATGAATGA
- a CDS encoding ATP-binding protein, whose amino-acid sequence MNDQTLIRIAEALERLAPAPAAAPSFSEAHAYVWHTGPDRLEPVAQVNRVDLDRLVGIDRARDTLLANTLQFARGHAANNALLWGARGMGKSSLVKAAHAEAVAQGLPLVLVEIAREDLDSVGRLLSMLGQAGDKRFLLFADDLSFSHDDTQYKSLKAVLDGGISGRPENVILYATSNRRHLMPREMIENERSTAIHPGEAVEEKVSLSDRFGLWLGFHSCAQDEYLEMIRGYCEAAGLEVDPDTLRAEAIEWQATRGARSGRVAWQFFTDLAGRHGLSV is encoded by the coding sequence ATGAATGATCAGACACTGATCCGAATTGCCGAAGCGCTTGAGCGGCTGGCCCCCGCGCCGGCCGCTGCGCCAAGCTTCTCAGAGGCGCATGCCTATGTCTGGCATACCGGCCCTGACCGGCTGGAACCTGTCGCGCAGGTGAACCGCGTCGATCTGGACCGGCTTGTCGGGATCGACCGCGCCCGCGATACATTGCTGGCCAATACGCTTCAATTCGCCCGGGGCCATGCGGCGAATAACGCGCTGCTTTGGGGGGCGCGGGGGATGGGCAAATCCTCTCTGGTCAAGGCGGCTCATGCCGAAGCGGTTGCGCAGGGACTGCCGCTGGTTCTGGTGGAGATCGCGCGTGAGGATCTGGACAGTGTCGGGCGGCTGCTGTCGATGCTGGGGCAGGCCGGGGATAAGCGTTTCCTGCTTTTCGCCGACGATCTGTCCTTCAGCCATGACGATACGCAATATAAATCGCTGAAAGCAGTTCTGGATGGCGGCATTTCCGGTCGGCCCGAGAATGTGATCCTGTATGCGACCTCGAACCGGCGTCATCTGATGCCGCGTGAAATGATCGAGAATGAACGTTCGACCGCGATTCATCCCGGTGAGGCGGTTGAGGAAAAAGTGTCTCTGTCCGACCGGTTCGGTCTGTGGCTTGGCTTTCACAGCTGCGCTCAGGACGAATATCTTGAGATGATCCGCGGATATTGCGAGGCAGCCGGTCTGGAGGTCGATCCCGATACGCTGCGTGCCGAGGCGATCGAATGGCAGGCAACACGCGGGGCGCGTTCCGGCCGGGTCGCATGGCAGTTCTTTACCGATCTTGCCGGGCGGCACGGGCTTTCCGTGTAA
- a CDS encoding twin-arginine translocase TatA/TatE family subunit, whose product MLNNIGLPGLLLIAVVVLVLFGRGKVSSLMGEVGKGISSFKKGVKEGSEDVDSAGRELTDDMKRDEAKRDEKLRDVTPHSVPEDKNRV is encoded by the coding sequence ATGCTGAACAATATCGGCCTTCCCGGCCTTCTGCTGATCGCCGTCGTGGTTCTCGTCCTGTTCGGGCGTGGGAAAGTATCCTCGCTGATGGGTGAGGTCGGCAAGGGGATCAGCTCGTTCAAGAAGGGCGTCAAGGAAGGCAGCGAAGATGTCGATTCTGCCGGGCGTGAGCTGACGGACGACATGAAGCGCGATGAGGCCAAACGCGACGAAAAGCTGCGCGATGTCACGCCGCACAGCGTGCCGGAAGACAAGAACCGCGTCTGA
- the infA gene encoding translation initiation factor IF-1 — MAKEEMLEFPGVVKELLPNATFRVELENGHEIIAHMAGKMRKNRIRVLAGDKVQVEMNTYDLTKGRINYRFK, encoded by the coding sequence ATGGCCAAGGAAGAAATGCTCGAATTCCCAGGCGTCGTGAAGGAACTCCTGCCTAACGCGACGTTCCGGGTCGAGCTTGAAAACGGCCATGAAATTATCGCGCATATGGCAGGCAAGATGCGGAAGAACCGCATCCGCGTTCTGGCCGGCGACAAGGTTCAGGTAGAGATGAACACATACGACCTGACCAAGGGACGTATCAACTATCGCTTCAAGTAA
- a CDS encoding retropepsin-like aspartic protease family protein — MTDELPRVAYLVLLLVAVCGYMIVELRTSPGKSMRQILAWGLIFLGLVAGFGLWDDIRRDVAPQQSVQGNRIELPMGSGGHFRITLDLNGEPVDFMVDTGASDIALRRRDAERIGLDPDELNYINMASTANGIVYTAPVTIGVVRIGDIVDEEVRASVVEGDLEVSLLGMAYLRRFARVSFEGETMVLER, encoded by the coding sequence ATGACCGACGAACTTCCGCGCGTCGCCTATCTGGTCCTGCTGCTGGTTGCCGTCTGCGGCTATATGATCGTCGAACTCCGGACCAGTCCGGGCAAATCCATGCGGCAGATCCTTGCATGGGGGCTGATTTTCCTCGGGCTGGTTGCCGGATTCGGCCTCTGGGACGATATCCGCCGCGATGTCGCGCCGCAGCAAAGCGTTCAGGGAAACCGGATCGAACTGCCAATGGGCAGCGGCGGGCATTTCCGCATTACACTCGACCTGAACGGAGAGCCGGTCGATTTCATGGTCGATACCGGCGCATCCGATATCGCTCTGCGGCGGAGGGATGCGGAAAGGATCGGCCTCGATCCGGATGAGCTGAACTATATCAACATGGCCTCGACCGCGAATGGGATCGTCTATACGGCCCCAGTCACGATCGGCGTTGTGCGGATCGGCGACATCGTCGATGAAGAGGTCCGCGCAAGCGTCGTCGAGGGCGATCTGGAGGTTTCCCTGCTTGGTATGGCCTATCTGCGCCGGTTTGCCCGCGTCAGTTTCGAGGGCGAAACGATGGTGCTGGAACGCTAA
- a CDS encoding helix-turn-helix transcriptional regulator, which produces MSQSPAAQRVSAGTRIRERRLSLGRAQSDVARDAGISPAYLNLIEHDRRNLTAKVRARLADALETSEAELEAGREQALLAGLRIAAAGETGSHSGAELDRIAEFAARMPGWAGLVVALSQRSEAQARRLADLSDRMTQNPYLLDTLHEVLSAITSLRSTASILVQEPDMAPDWRIRFHGNLDQDSRRLSVTAQALVAYLDSFEQDAGLLTPQEEFEAWIADGRPAEGPASDAARDLAQAWQRNEAEDCALLPDTALQAAAGADPLHLAAELRLPLDLVLRRLATIEPQSGIMICDGAGGVVFRRPPHGLGETRPGDSCAMLPLFEALGQPGTPVLRVVETESAKRFRAVAISVRSPAAEASRPVLGRAVMLLRPSEDDGTEAVPIGPTCRVCPRPACPARRVPSILQSLR; this is translated from the coding sequence ATGAGCCAGTCACCTGCCGCACAAAGGGTCTCTGCGGGGACCCGTATCCGCGAAAGACGGTTATCGCTTGGTCGGGCGCAATCCGATGTTGCCCGGGATGCCGGGATTTCTCCGGCCTATCTGAACCTGATCGAACATGACCGGCGGAACCTGACCGCAAAGGTCCGGGCGCGGCTGGCGGATGCGCTGGAAACCTCCGAGGCCGAACTGGAAGCGGGGCGTGAACAGGCACTGCTTGCCGGGCTGAGGATCGCGGCGGCTGGCGAAACCGGCAGTCATTCCGGCGCAGAACTGGACCGGATCGCGGAATTCGCCGCCCGCATGCCGGGATGGGCGGGGCTGGTCGTGGCGCTCTCGCAGCGCAGTGAGGCGCAGGCGCGGCGTCTGGCGGATCTGTCCGACCGGATGACGCAGAACCCCTATCTGCTGGATACGCTGCATGAGGTTTTGTCGGCCATCACCTCGCTGCGTTCAACCGCGTCCATCCTTGTGCAAGAGCCTGATATGGCACCGGATTGGCGCATCCGGTTCCACGGCAATCTGGATCAGGACAGTCGCCGCCTTTCTGTGACCGCGCAGGCTCTGGTCGCTTATCTGGACAGTTTCGAACAGGATGCCGGGCTGCTGACACCACAAGAGGAGTTCGAGGCATGGATCGCCGATGGCAGGCCCGCTGAGGGTCCCGCCTCGGATGCGGCGCGGGATCTGGCGCAGGCATGGCAGCGCAACGAAGCCGAGGATTGCGCTTTGCTTCCCGACACGGCGCTTCAGGCTGCGGCGGGGGCCGACCCGCTGCATCTGGCCGCAGAGCTTCGGCTGCCGCTGGATCTTGTGCTGCGGCGTTTGGCAACGATCGAACCGCAATCGGGGATCATGATCTGTGACGGCGCGGGTGGGGTCGTCTTTCGCAGGCCGCCGCATGGTCTTGGGGAAACACGGCCGGGCGATTCCTGTGCGATGCTGCCTCTGTTCGAGGCGCTTGGTCAGCCGGGGACGCCGGTCCTGCGTGTGGTCGAAACGGAATCGGCAAAGCGTTTCCGGGCGGTTGCGATCTCGGTCAGATCTCCCGCAGCCGAGGCCAGCCGACCGGTTCTTGGCCGCGCGGTCATGTTACTGCGACCCTCAGAGGATGACGGCACCGAGGCCGTGCCGATCGGTCCGACCTGCCGCGTCTGTCCCCGGCCTGCCTGTCCGGCACGGCGTGTGCCCTCGATCCTGCAATCCTTGCGGTAG
- a CDS encoding MarC family protein — protein MDMSALITAFVTLFVVIDPVGLAPMFIALTQGMSDEHRRRIGLRAVFIAAILLTLFGLAGENILSGIGISLPAFQIAGGILLFLTALDMLFERRTERREGQSADSDLDPSVFPLATPLLAGPGALATMILLVGENQTALHTIMIHLVMLSVLGVAMVLFMLAGPLARVLGRIGTMVVTRLLGMLLAALSVQFIIDGLRGTGLYS, from the coding sequence ATGGATATGTCCGCGCTCATCACCGCTTTCGTGACCCTGTTCGTCGTCATCGACCCTGTGGGTCTGGCACCGATGTTCATCGCGCTGACCCAGGGCATGAGCGATGAGCACCGGCGCAGAATCGGACTGCGTGCGGTCTTCATCGCGGCGATCCTGCTGACGCTGTTCGGACTGGCAGGCGAGAATATCCTGTCGGGCATCGGGATTTCCCTGCCCGCCTTCCAGATCGCGGGCGGAATCCTGTTATTCCTGACCGCGCTCGACATGCTGTTCGAACGCCGGACCGAGCGCCGCGAGGGTCAGTCGGCGGACAGCGATCTCGACCCCTCGGTTTTCCCGCTGGCCACCCCGCTTCTGGCCGGGCCCGGCGCTTTGGCGACCATGATTCTGCTTGTGGGCGAGAACCAGACGGCGCTGCACACGATCATGATCCATCTTGTCATGCTGTCGGTGCTCGGGGTGGCGATGGTGCTGTTCATGCTGGCCGGACCGCTTGCCCGCGTTCTCGGACGGATCGGAACGATGGTTGTGACAAGATTGCTGGGTATGCTGCTTGCAGCGCTTTCGGTGCAATTCATCATCGACGGGCTGCGTGGAACGGGGCTGTATTCATGA
- the tatB gene encoding Sec-independent protein translocase protein TatB: MLDIGWSELLIIGVVALIVVGPKDLPHMFRALGRMTGKVRSMAREFSSAMEDAARDSGLDEATKSLNDIRNVTSKRSLGVDALDRAAERFEKWDPKIPSARAGAKPDPAAKELTPQEGVTPASADAPPVPPLESAPDDSGPQPGETTGQRRLHAIRRSEAKDL; the protein is encoded by the coding sequence ATGCTGGATATCGGCTGGAGCGAACTGCTCATCATCGGAGTGGTTGCGCTGATCGTGGTCGGTCCGAAGGACCTGCCGCATATGTTCCGTGCGCTTGGCCGGATGACCGGGAAGGTGCGGTCGATGGCGCGGGAGTTTTCCTCGGCGATGGAGGATGCCGCGCGGGATTCCGGTCTGGATGAGGCCACGAAATCGCTGAACGATATCCGCAACGTGACCTCGAAGCGCTCGCTTGGCGTTGATGCGCTTGATCGCGCCGCCGAACGGTTCGAGAAATGGGACCCGAAAATCCCCTCGGCGCGGGCTGGCGCGAAACCCGACCCTGCCGCGAAGGAACTGACCCCGCAGGAAGGCGTGACGCCTGCGTCCGCTGACGCCCCGCCCGTCCCGCCGCTGGAATCTGCGCCTGACGATTCGGGGCCGCAGCCGGGGGAAACAACCGGGCAGCGCCGCCTGCATGCCATCCGCCGCAGCGAAGCGAAGGATCTCTGA
- a CDS encoding ATP-binding protein yields the protein MSFDTLVFAALIYVGFLFTVAWAADRAASRGRTGWTDRPIVYTLSLSVYCTAWTFYGAVGYADRSGLEFATIYLGPTVVLAGSWWGLRRLVRVARMHRVTSVADLISARFGKSNPLAALITLISLIAATPYLALQLQSIALSFAAFGPGDTLPGPLNLWVAAGLAGFAILFGTRNLAADERHYGVVMAIALEAIVKLIAFVVLGVWVIWGLADGPQDVIARIAQRAAGPDAAGWVLKPDRWTALIAVSAAAVLTLPRMFQVLVIEPADETPLNSAAWAFPAYLMAMSLFVLPIAVIGWEMLPPEVSPDLYVLHLPLSQGNEMLALLVFLGGLSSATSMVIISAIALATMISNHWFAPALLSLRRAEHGDAVAADLRGPLLASRRLAILTVIALGAVYQSFGGAQALAAMGTVAFVGVAQLLPAMLGGLLWRGATRMGAYAGIIAGVGIWLLLVFLPSLGLLPMWPLGPVDALSAAVFISLGANIFLFVGVSLITLPDPQERLQGLSFVHAVTPDLATATGSPRQSGGARSEALLALSRRVWGGDEALRFFRAEADRQGKSGFLPDVNAGFLSRLERRLAGAVGSATAHAMLAQFAGQRPTTMAELMAVAGEAQRAKERARQLKDDSDELARIARRLQEANDRLTAVSAQKDAFLGQISHELRTPMTSIRAFSELMKLGDIPAAERERFAGIIHDEASRLTRLLDDLLDLSVLESGRARLSAEVVNLHDLISRAIEASSSAGGGAALTIDRDLPAEHLMVITDKDRLLQVLINIFGNARKYCDAERPIMTIRTRRTGNGTEIDIMDNGSGIASEQQDMIFEKFSRLEETHRAGGAGLGLAISREVMEALGGSITYLPGHGGAAFRLELLARPPGFGRGAE from the coding sequence ATGAGCTTTGATACGCTCGTTTTCGCGGCGCTGATCTATGTGGGGTTTCTGTTCACCGTCGCATGGGCGGCTGACCGGGCGGCCTCGCGCGGGCGGACAGGATGGACCGACCGTCCCATCGTTTACACGCTGTCCCTGTCGGTCTATTGCACCGCCTGGACGTTTTACGGTGCCGTCGGATATGCAGACCGCTCGGGGCTGGAATTCGCAACGATTTATCTTGGTCCGACAGTCGTTCTTGCCGGAAGCTGGTGGGGGCTGCGGCGTCTGGTGCGCGTGGCCCGGATGCATCGCGTCACCTCGGTTGCGGACCTGATCTCGGCGCGGTTCGGGAAATCCAACCCGCTGGCGGCGCTGATTACCCTGATTTCGCTGATCGCCGCGACGCCCTATCTGGCGCTTCAACTGCAATCCATCGCCCTGTCATTTGCCGCGTTCGGTCCCGGAGACACGCTGCCCGGCCCGCTGAATCTGTGGGTTGCCGCCGGTCTTGCCGGATTCGCTATTCTGTTCGGCACCCGGAACCTTGCCGCAGATGAGCGTCACTACGGTGTCGTGATGGCGATTGCGCTTGAGGCAATCGTCAAGCTGATCGCCTTCGTCGTGCTTGGAGTCTGGGTGATCTGGGGGCTTGCGGACGGGCCGCAGGATGTCATCGCGCGTATCGCGCAGCGGGCAGCGGGGCCGGATGCGGCGGGGTGGGTGCTGAAACCCGACCGCTGGACGGCGCTGATCGCCGTTTCAGCCGCTGCCGTTCTGACCCTGCCGCGCATGTTTCAGGTGCTGGTGATCGAGCCCGCCGATGAAACGCCGCTGAACTCGGCGGCATGGGCTTTTCCGGCATATCTCATGGCGATGTCGCTTTTCGTGTTGCCGATTGCGGTGATCGGGTGGGAAATGCTTCCACCGGAGGTTTCCCCGGATCTCTATGTGCTGCACCTGCCGCTGTCGCAGGGCAATGAGATGCTTGCATTGCTGGTTTTCCTTGGCGGGCTCAGCTCGGCCACCTCGATGGTTATCATCAGCGCGATTGCCCTAGCGACAATGATCTCGAATCACTGGTTTGCGCCTGCGCTGCTGTCTCTCAGGCGGGCGGAACATGGCGATGCCGTGGCGGCGGATCTTCGGGGGCCGTTGCTGGCCTCGCGCCGTCTGGCGATCCTGACCGTGATTGCATTGGGTGCGGTGTATCAGAGTTTCGGCGGCGCTCAGGCGCTTGCCGCGATGGGTACGGTCGCATTTGTCGGCGTCGCCCAGCTTCTTCCGGCGATGCTCGGAGGGCTGTTGTGGCGGGGTGCAACGCGGATGGGTGCCTATGCGGGGATCATCGCCGGGGTCGGGATCTGGCTGTTGCTGGTTTTCCTGCCCTCTCTGGGCCTGCTCCCGATGTGGCCGCTTGGGCCGGTGGATGCGCTTTCTGCGGCGGTGTTTATCTCGCTTGGCGCGAATATTTTCCTGTTCGTCGGCGTCTCGCTGATAACGCTGCCCGACCCGCAGGAAAGGCTTCAGGGTCTGTCCTTCGTCCATGCGGTGACACCCGATCTTGCGACCGCAACCGGGTCGCCACGGCAAAGTGGCGGCGCCAGATCCGAGGCGCTGCTGGCCCTGTCCCGGCGTGTCTGGGGCGGGGATGAGGCGTTGCGTTTCTTCCGTGCCGAGGCAGACCGTCAGGGGAAATCGGGCTTTCTGCCGGATGTGAATGCAGGTTTCCTGTCGCGACTGGAACGGCGACTGGCCGGGGCGGTCGGCTCGGCGACGGCGCATGCGATGCTGGCGCAGTTTGCCGGGCAAAGACCCACGACAATGGCCGAACTGATGGCCGTCGCCGGAGAGGCGCAGCGTGCCAAAGAGCGGGCGCGGCAGTTGAAGGACGATTCCGACGAACTCGCCCGCATTGCCCGCCGCCTGCAAGAGGCGAATGACCGGCTGACCGCCGTTTCCGCCCAGAAAGACGCATTTCTCGGCCAGATCAGCCATGAGTTGCGGACCCCCATGACCTCGATCCGGGCCTTTTCGGAACTGATGAAACTTGGCGATATCCCGGCTGCCGAGCGTGAGCGCTTTGCGGGGATCATCCATGACGAGGCCTCAAGGCTGACTCGGCTTCTGGATGATCTTCTGGATCTCTCCGTTCTCGAAAGCGGCAGGGCCAGGCTGTCGGCGGAAGTCGTCAACCTGCATGACCTGATTTCACGCGCGATCGAGGCGAGTTCCTCGGCAGGCGGCGGTGCGGCTCTGACGATCGACCGGGATCTTCCGGCAGAGCATCTGATGGTGATCACGGATAAGGACCGGCTTTTACAGGTTTTGATCAATATTTTCGGTAACGCGCGGAAATATTGCGATGCGGAACGCCCAATCATGACGATTCGCACGCGGCGCACCGGCAACGGAACAGAGATCGACATCATGGATAACGGATCGGGGATCGCCTCGGAGCAGCAGGATATGATCTTTGAGAAATTCTCGCGCCTGGAAGAGACGCATCGCGCCGGGGGGGCCGGTCTGGGGCTGGCGATTTCGCGTGAGGTGATGGAGGCGCTTGGCGGCAGCATTACCTATCTTCCCGGGCATGGCGGCGCGGCCTTCCGGCTGGAGCTTCTGGCCCGTCCTCCCGGGTTCGGGCGCGGGGCGGAGTAA